One genomic window of Pseudomonas chlororaphis subsp. piscium includes the following:
- a CDS encoding argininosuccinate synthase, which produces MADVNKVVLAYSGGLDTSVILKWLQDTYNCEVVTFTADLGQGEEVEPARAKAQAMGVKEIYIDDLREEFVRDFVFPMFRANTVYEGEYLLGTSIARPLIAKRLIEIANETGADAISHGATGKGNDQVRFELGAYALKPGVKVIAPWREWDLLSREKLMDYAEKHAIPIERHGKKKSPYSMDANLLHISYEGGVLEDTWTEHEEDMWRWTVSPEKAPNTPTYIELTYRNGDIVAIDGVEMTPATVLATLNRIGGENGIGRLDIVENRYVGMKSRGCYETPGGTIMLRAHRAIESITLDREVAHLKDELMPKYASLIYTGYWWSPERLMLQQMIDASQAHVNGVVRLKLYKGNVIVTGRKSDESLFDANIATFEEDGGAYNQADAAGFIKLNALRMRIAANKGRTLF; this is translated from the coding sequence ATGGCGGACGTAAACAAGGTTGTTCTGGCGTATTCCGGCGGCCTGGACACTTCGGTGATCCTCAAGTGGCTGCAGGATACTTATAACTGTGAAGTGGTGACGTTCACCGCTGACCTGGGTCAGGGCGAAGAGGTCGAACCTGCACGTGCCAAGGCGCAAGCCATGGGCGTGAAAGAGATCTATATCGACGATCTGCGCGAAGAGTTCGTCCGCGATTTCGTTTTCCCGATGTTCCGCGCCAACACCGTTTACGAAGGTGAGTACCTGCTGGGTACTTCCATCGCTCGTCCGTTGATCGCCAAGCGCCTAATCGAGATCGCCAACGAAACCGGCGCCGACGCCATTTCCCACGGCGCTACCGGCAAGGGCAACGACCAGGTTCGTTTCGAGCTGGGCGCCTACGCCTTGAAACCAGGGGTGAAAGTGATCGCTCCTTGGCGCGAGTGGGACCTGCTGTCCCGCGAGAAGCTGATGGACTACGCCGAGAAGCACGCGATCCCGATCGAGCGTCACGGCAAGAAGAAATCCCCGTACTCGATGGATGCCAACCTGCTGCACATCTCCTATGAAGGCGGCGTGCTGGAAGACACCTGGACCGAGCACGAAGAAGACATGTGGCGCTGGACCGTCTCCCCGGAGAAGGCTCCCAACACCCCGACCTACATCGAGCTGACCTACCGCAACGGCGACATCGTGGCGATCGACGGCGTCGAGATGACCCCGGCCACCGTGCTGGCGACCCTGAACCGCATCGGCGGCGAAAACGGCATCGGTCGTCTGGACATCGTGGAAAACCGCTATGTCGGCATGAAGTCCCGCGGCTGCTACGAAACCCCTGGCGGCACCATCATGCTGCGCGCTCACCGGGCGATCGAATCGATCACCCTGGATCGTGAAGTGGCGCACCTGAAAGACGAGCTGATGCCCAAGTACGCCAGCCTGATCTACACCGGCTACTGGTGGAGCCCTGAGCGTCTGATGCTGCAACAGATGATCGACGCCTCCCAGGCCCACGTGAACGGCGTGGTTCGCCTGAAGCTGTACAAGGGCAATGTGATCGTCACCGGTCGCAAGTCCGATGAGTCGCTGTTCGATGCCAACATCGCGACCTTCGAAGAAGACGGCGGCGCCTACAACCAGGCGGATGCGGCTGGCTTCATCAAGCTCAATGCCCTGCGCATGCGCATTGCGGCCAACAAGGGTCGGACTCTGTTCTGA